One part of the Diadema setosum chromosome 6, eeDiaSeto1, whole genome shotgun sequence genome encodes these proteins:
- the LOC140230038 gene encoding TLC domain-containing protein 5-like, producing the protein MGFLQRLDESLDINVPLAVVASFLCWLSLYCILCLANSKRSYEWHCRVVTGVHALVISVMSYTFGMYYNPWFITNPGGRNNNLEILTLVICLGYFLFDICWCVWFREDGFMIVHHFLTIVCITISLLLDVSGTEVGAAIFGAEASNPMLQLRYLMREAGYTKNLAYELNDLLFMGTFTFCRMGIGTYALYNYIQHPAPLLIFKIGSCGLYLVSLIFMYSIARFAWRKYSRMYRSLRAGCGPWGLENGKTNGDVATATATATPGNNENGHISAGNHEHKD; encoded by the exons ATGGGCTTTCTGCAGCGCCTGGACGAATCCCTGGACATCAACGTCCCCCTGGCTGTGGTGGCCAGTTTCCTCTGCTGGTTGTCCCTCTACTGCATCCTCTGCCTCGCCAACTCCAAGCGCAGCTACGAGTGGCACTGCCGCGTGGTGACCGGTGTCCACGCCCTGGTCATATCCGTGATGAGTTACACCTTTGGAATGTACTACAACCCCTGGTTCATCACTAATCCAG GCGGCAGAAATAACAACCTCGAGATCCTGACCCTGGTCATCTGCCTCGGCTACTTCCTCTTCGACATCTGCTGGTGCGTCTGGTTCCGGGAGGACGGCTTCATGATCGTGCATCACTTCCTCACCATCGTCTGCATCACGATCTCGCTCCTTCTGGACGTCTCGGGAACGGAGGTCGGGGCGGCCATCTTTGGAGCGGAGGCCAGTAATCCCATGCTACAG CTACGCTATCTAATGCGGGAGGCGGGCTACACAAAGAACCTCGCCTATGAACTGAATGACCTCCTCTTCATGGGCACCTTCACCTTCTGCCGTATGGGGATCGGCACCTACGCCCTCTACAACTACATCCAGCACCCCGCCCCCCTGCTAATCTTCAAGATCGGCTCATGCGGGCTGTACCTGGTCAGTCTGATCTTCATGTACAGTATAGCGCGCTTTGCCTGGCGGAAGTACAGCCGGATGTACCGCTCCCTGCGGGCGGGATGCGGTCCGTGGGGACTGGAGAATGGCAAGACCAATGGGGACGTCGCCACAGCAACAGCCACAGCCACACCCGGCAACAACGAGAATGGCCATATATCAGCGGGAAACCACGAACACAAGGACTAG